The following proteins come from a genomic window of Montipora foliosa isolate CH-2021 chromosome 2, ASM3666993v2, whole genome shotgun sequence:
- the LOC137991734 gene encoding uncharacterized protein, producing the protein MDLGVGLGNSSLTNVDRGTSAKQYKKGLRFGRSLPTPIQAWHEFIKVRICVAAVTTILTYGGEIWNTTDKQIIRRETLHQYCLRRILRIRWFHRVENEEVLRRATRKPIRDLICNKRMSWFGHVVRMPAEVNGYQDIFLNGSSNMGNDPD; encoded by the coding sequence ATGGATTTAGGAGTAGGCCTAGGAAATAGTAGTCTAACCAACGTGGATCGTGGAACTTCTGCTAAGCAATATAAAAAAGGCCTTCGATTTGGTCGATCACTGCCAACTCCTATTCAAGCTTGGCATGAGTTTATCAAAGTGCGTATTTGTGTCGCAGCTGTCACAACAATACTGACATATGGTGGCGAAATCTGGAACACCACAGACAAGCAAATTATCCGACGTGAAACGTTACACCAATATTGTCTTCGCCGTATTCTTAGAATCCGATGGTTTCATCGCGTTGAAAATGAAGAGGTGCTTCGCAGAGCAACAAGAAAGCCTATCAGGGATCTGATCTGCAATAAAAGAATGAGTTGGTTTGGTCATGTTGTCAGAATGCCTGCAGAAGTGAACGGCTACCAAGATATCTTCTTGAATGGGAGCTCAAACATGGGAAACGATCCAGACTGA
- the LOC137993261 gene encoding ribosomal RNA small subunit methyltransferase NEP1-like has protein sequence MADEENEFERPRKIPKTLEEKDTGKRLIVILEKASLETVKNGKTFELLNCDQHKGIMKKFKRDPANSRPDIAHQCLLMLMDSPLNKAGLLQVYVHTERNVLIEINPHTRIPRTFHRFCGLMVQLLHKLSIRAADGPQKLLKVIKNPVTDHLPTGCRKVGTSFHSDNLVKLKDVIPRDEPIVFVVGAMAHGSIDVPYVEETVAISQYPLSGALTCSKICTAFEEAWGVV, from the exons ATGGCGGACGAAGAGAACGAGTTTGAGAGACCACGAAAAATACCCAAAACGTTAGAAGAAAAGGACACTGGAAAGCGGCTTATAGTGATTCTTGAAAAAGCTTCTCTAGAGACAGTCAAG AATGGAAAGACTTTTGAATTGCTGAATTGTGATCAGCACAAAGGGATAATGAAAAAGTTTAAGAGGGACCCTGCTAATTCCCGGCCGGACATTGCTCATCAG TGCCTGCTAATGTTGATGGACAGCCCACTGAATAAAGCAGGACTTCTGCAAGTCTATGTTCACACAGAGAGAAATGTTCTCATAGAGATCAACCCTCATACCAGGATCCCAAGAACATTTCATCGTTTTTGTGGTCTGATGG TTCAGTTGTTGCACAAGCTGAGCATTCGTGCTGCTGATGGACCACAAAAGTTACTCAAG GTTATCAAGAATCCAGTAACAGATCATTTACCAACTGGCTGCCGGAAAGTAG GTACCTCCTTCCACTCTGATAAccttgtaaaattgaaagacgTCATCCCAAGAGATGAGCCTATAGTCTTTGTTGTGGGAGCCATGGCTCATGGATCT ATTGATGTTCCCTATGTTGAGGAAACAGTAGCAATCAGTCAGTACCCTCTGTCAGGAGCACTAACATGCTCAAAAATCTGTACAGCTTTTGAGGAGGCTTGGGGAGTTGtgtga